The following are from one region of the Lacinutrix sp. Bg11-31 genome:
- a CDS encoding O-antigen polymerase has translation MKTTSKSIIYLFVSLVGVLLTGLSCYFVKLNFALFFSLITLIFTYRIFKISIKRLNSFSFFFLLFYVLYTYAPVLTVLFDIDNRRLFRESTPESACLYLFVSTLGLFAMSIPYIISIKNVEIDKNQYSHKIKQFTLFTVAFVCVALLSEFINIYRAGGLGILSFGKAVYQAKTGGVFITLPSASFLKIGFFFLGLRMYLTYSNKFFAVLKNKLFLFVLLIASPIILIYLSVGFRGHLLGVFIAYLVGYSYYLSIHKIKRKVVLFLFLGYSSMAILYGIRGQLRHLFTSGNWERFDYYVFQKKSYLVYYNPANNEFGAPYMNYIKFYNDDDNELLYGSSYLDGFLIPIPRALLPFNKPKPITYTFKDRYFSSWNTSRISGSGFSYVMEAQWNFGLFGPFLVYFFTGFFFWFLEYLRNKNKFILFMPLFYAMMLPFAQSIHRSSFGFIMANVIVISMLIVILVILKTIIPNFINKNN, from the coding sequence ATGAAAACGACATCTAAAAGTATTATATATTTATTCGTTTCACTAGTTGGTGTTTTATTAACGGGTTTAAGTTGCTATTTTGTAAAATTAAATTTCGCATTATTTTTTTCGTTAATAACTTTAATCTTTACTTATAGAATATTTAAAATATCAATAAAGCGTTTAAATAGTTTTTCCTTTTTCTTTTTGCTTTTTTATGTTTTATATACATATGCTCCGGTACTTACTGTTTTGTTTGATATTGATAATAGAAGGCTGTTTCGAGAATCAACTCCCGAATCAGCATGTCTATATTTATTTGTTTCTACACTTGGCTTGTTCGCAATGTCTATTCCATACATTATTAGTATCAAGAATGTTGAAATAGATAAGAATCAGTATTCACATAAAATAAAGCAATTTACATTGTTTACTGTTGCTTTTGTTTGTGTTGCTCTTTTAAGTGAATTTATTAACATATATAGAGCTGGAGGACTTGGTATATTAAGTTTTGGGAAAGCGGTTTATCAAGCAAAAACAGGAGGAGTTTTTATAACACTACCATCTGCAAGTTTTTTAAAAATAGGTTTTTTCTTTCTTGGATTAAGAATGTATTTAACTTACAGTAATAAGTTTTTTGCAGTTCTAAAAAACAAATTATTCTTATTTGTTTTATTAATTGCCTCTCCAATAATATTAATTTATTTAAGTGTTGGTTTTAGAGGTCATTTACTAGGCGTTTTTATTGCTTATTTAGTTGGGTATAGTTATTATTTAAGCATCCATAAAATAAAAAGAAAAGTTGTGCTTTTTTTGTTTTTAGGTTATTCCTCAATGGCTATATTATATGGAATTAGAGGACAGTTAAGACATTTGTTTACCTCAGGTAATTGGGAGCGCTTTGATTATTATGTTTTTCAAAAGAAAAGTTATTTAGTATATTATAATCCAGCAAATAACGAGTTTGGAGCGCCATACATGAACTACATTAAATTTTATAATGATGATGATAATGAGTTGCTTTATGGTTCAAGTTATCTTGATGGCTTTTTAATACCAATTCCAAGGGCTTTATTACCTTTTAATAAGCCAAAACCAATTACATATACTTTTAAAGATAGATATTTTTCTTCCTGGAACACTAGTAGAATATCTGGCTCTGGTTTCTCTTATGTTATGGAAGCGCAATGGAATTTTGGATTGTTTGGACCATTCTTGGTCTACTTTTTTACAGGCTTCTTTTTTTGGTTTTTAGAATACCTTAGAAATAAAAACAAGTTTATATTATTTATGCCATTATTTTACGCAATGATGCTTCCTTTTGCACAATCAATCCATCGTTCATCATTTGGGTTCATTATGGCAAATGTTATTGTAATAAGTATGTTAATAGTTATATTAGTTATATTAAAGACAATAATTCCAAACTTTATAAATAAAAACAACTAA
- a CDS encoding oligosaccharide flippase family protein translates to MFKSDFLKSISVLAGGTIVAQIVTFLAMLYLTKVYLPDSFGLLSLGTSLISICLPLATLRFDKAIVIAESDKEIYNLVVLSLLTNVIVSVAILILGVFLYFFNIIDQVHYPLVFIIPFSVFLYGLINVFQMYFDKRSKFKITSRAVIIDAFSKSGMQFVLFKTFPLLGMLIGYVFALTIGVSYYFFNTVSFFKNCKKQATKQSLILVAKKYDKFPKFYALSNILKSASHNICSFTFPVFFSLAVLGNFSIAFKIVKLPAQLISMALRRVYCPKAAKLYLTDKRAMLKLYFKSTKVLLFIAIGPFIIFELFADDLFILFFKESWWSAAVYAKVILIYVFFNIVNALAHENMIILGLQKTFLIVEIVWLVLSLILIYIASILESSFLAVLFYALVGVFMEIIVFLIQYIKLRNELK, encoded by the coding sequence GTGTTTAAGTCAGATTTTTTAAAAAGCATAAGTGTTTTAGCCGGAGGAACAATAGTCGCACAGATTGTTACTTTTTTGGCAATGCTTTATTTAACAAAAGTATATCTTCCAGATAGTTTTGGGCTTTTATCTTTAGGAACTTCTTTAATAAGTATTTGTTTACCATTAGCAACATTACGTTTTGACAAAGCAATAGTAATTGCTGAAAGCGATAAAGAAATATATAATTTAGTTGTTCTTTCTCTTTTAACTAATGTTATTGTCTCTGTTGCTATATTAATATTAGGCGTTTTTTTATACTTTTTTAATATTATTGATCAAGTACATTATCCTTTAGTTTTTATTATTCCTTTTAGTGTTTTTTTGTATGGACTAATAAATGTTTTTCAAATGTATTTTGATAAACGTTCGAAGTTTAAAATTACATCTAGAGCAGTAATAATAGATGCTTTTTCAAAGTCAGGAATGCAATTTGTTTTATTTAAAACGTTTCCTTTATTGGGTATGTTAATAGGTTATGTTTTTGCATTAACAATAGGTGTTTCTTATTATTTTTTTAATACAGTATCTTTTTTTAAAAACTGTAAAAAACAAGCTACTAAACAGAGCCTGATTTTAGTTGCAAAAAAATATGATAAGTTCCCTAAATTTTATGCGCTAAGCAACATCTTAAAATCTGCATCGCACAATATATGCTCATTTACATTTCCTGTGTTTTTTTCGCTTGCAGTTTTAGGGAATTTTAGCATTGCGTTTAAAATTGTAAAATTACCAGCTCAACTAATATCTATGGCTTTAAGAAGAGTTTATTGCCCTAAAGCAGCTAAGCTATACCTGACAGATAAAAGAGCCATGCTAAAACTATATTTTAAATCTACCAAGGTTTTGTTATTTATAGCTATTGGTCCTTTTATAATATTTGAACTTTTTGCAGATGATTTATTTATATTATTCTTTAAGGAAAGCTGGTGGAGTGCCGCTGTGTATGCAAAAGTAATATTGATATATGTATTTTTTAATATTGTAAATGCTTTAGCTCATGAGAATATGATTATATTAGGGCTGCAGAAAACATTTTTAATAGTTGAAATTGTATGGTTAGTATTAAGCTTAATTTTAATTTATATTGCCTCAATATTAGAAAGCTCTTTTTTAGCCGTTTTGTTTTATGCTTTAGTTGGAGTTTTCATGGAAATAATTGTGTTTTTAATTCAATACATAAAGTTAAGAAACGAATTGAAGTAA
- a CDS encoding DapH/DapD/GlmU-related protein, whose translation MKLLFKKIISLFILYTKGGVSYARHKGVKVGSRCRIFTTNFGSEPFLIEIGNDVTITSGVKLITHDGSTWLMKDDKGRRYRFQKIEIGNKVFIGVNSIIMPGVKIDDNVIVAAGSVVTKSIPSGSIVAGVPAKMVGEYKTIEDRMIKNYISDQDMDYNKNYIDRILGVTNPGFKDYLKK comes from the coding sequence TTGAAATTACTATTTAAAAAAATAATAAGTCTTTTTATTCTTTACACAAAAGGAGGTGTTTCCTATGCTCGACACAAAGGTGTTAAAGTAGGAAGTCGCTGCCGTATTTTTACAACAAATTTTGGTAGCGAACCTTTTTTAATTGAAATAGGTAATGATGTAACTATAACATCTGGAGTTAAATTAATAACTCATGATGGTTCTACTTGGCTCATGAAAGATGATAAAGGAAGAAGATATCGGTTTCAAAAAATAGAAATTGGAAATAAGGTTTTTATAGGCGTAAATAGTATAATTATGCCTGGTGTTAAAATAGATGATAACGTAATTGTTGCAGCTGGATCAGTAGTAACTAAATCAATTCCTTCAGGCTCAATAGTTGCTGGAGTGCCAGCCAAAATGGTAGGTGAATATAAGACTATAGAAGATCGAATGATAAAAAATTACATTAGTGATCAAGATATGGATTATAATAAAAATTATATAGATAGAATACTAGGTGTTACAAACCCGGGTTTTAAAGATTATTTAAAAAAATAA
- a CDS encoding glycosyltransferase, with protein MKQKKITIILPSLKAGGAERVLSFISKKLDKNSFEVTLLVLGFKKDGVYNIDDCNTVFLNKKRLLYAFPLIIKYIVIAKPNIILSSVTHVNLLMAILSFVFYKTSFVAREASVVSKISEHSKSLLTNRRVIRFLYPRFKKIICQSQDMQNDLKTIYKINEDKLIVINNPITQLHHVKDKVYAKEEIIKFITVGRLSKEKGHERILKSLQLLDYNFHYTIIGDGPLKNEIRDLVLKLEIKSKVSFIDYTNKVSEELRKSDIFLQGSYVEGFPNAVLESCVVGTPVLAFNAPGGTKEIIKNDITGYLVNTKKEWKNKLDNIEGLLQMEPNTVSEYVKNKFSDTTILNKYEQLFKNLN; from the coding sequence TTGAAACAAAAAAAAATAACAATAATTTTACCTTCTTTAAAAGCAGGAGGAGCAGAACGTGTTTTGTCTTTTATTTCAAAAAAATTAGATAAAAATAGTTTTGAAGTCACACTCTTAGTTCTTGGTTTTAAAAAAGACGGTGTTTACAATATTGATGATTGTAACACTGTGTTTTTAAACAAAAAAAGACTACTATACGCTTTTCCATTAATTATAAAATATATTGTAATTGCTAAACCAAATATAATATTAAGTTCAGTAACTCATGTTAATTTATTAATGGCAATTCTATCTTTTGTTTTTTATAAAACTAGTTTTGTTGCAAGAGAGGCTAGTGTAGTAAGTAAAATAAGCGAGCATAGTAAATCGTTATTAACGAATAGGCGTGTCATTAGGTTTTTATATCCAAGATTTAAAAAGATTATCTGTCAGTCTCAAGATATGCAGAACGATTTAAAGACGATTTATAAAATAAACGAAGATAAATTAATAGTTATTAATAATCCAATTACTCAATTACATCATGTAAAGGATAAAGTTTATGCTAAAGAAGAGATTATTAAATTTATTACAGTTGGTCGTTTAAGTAAAGAAAAAGGGCATGAAAGAATATTAAAAAGTTTACAGCTTTTAGATTATAATTTTCACTACACTATTATTGGAGACGGACCTTTAAAAAATGAAATAAGAGACTTAGTTTTAAAATTAGAAATAAAAAGTAAGGTTTCTTTCATAGATTATACAAATAAGGTTTCAGAAGAATTAAGAAAATCAGATATTTTTTTACAAGGCTCTTATGTTGAAGGGTTTCCAAATGCTGTTTTAGAGAGCTGTGTAGTTGGAACTCCTGTATTAGCATTCAACGCGCCTGGAGGAACAAAAGAGATTATAAAAAATGACATAACTGGATATTTAGTAAACACAAAAAAAGAATGGAAAAATAAACTCGATAATATTGAGGGTTTACTTCAAATGGAACCCAACACAGTAAGTGAATATGTTAAAAACAAGTTTAGTGACACTACTATATTGAATAAATACGAACAACTATTTAAAAATTTAAATTAA
- a CDS encoding O-antigen ligase, with amino-acid sequence MNYNKEIDYKSYLQTFLFSLFCLLFAFPILPNAFHSIIIVLIIISALFLYGKNLKDNIKRTGYKPVFYLCLWIIVIIFSLSYTDNQDKGLKLILRLVNFIIFPILFIYLIPKISQKQQTILFYFYIVSNFLIVIFLYVKLVQGIDALGYINTAGERTRGLLKLSIIDQFNVISKLPFHVSRYYLNENNISGIFVHKAYLSMGFIWSIILIIDTVFFKETSKWLKAAGLFFILIFTFSVVYLTSIPNLVCLLIIPIFIVWKINSKKIRTIICILFIVVPSILLVTPSVQNKLYDNVRFKQDFEEAKITLVNLFSEKPDRNANIRSQLWSCAVNEFAKKPIFGYGIGSENDVINTCTNSELNSHNYFFSILITGGLILFIAFILFLGNSFNIAIITKNKVQLAFLVIICINLMSESMFIRIHGILFCSIFGSLLYKESLFLKLEKESV; translated from the coding sequence ATGAATTATAATAAAGAGATAGATTATAAAAGTTATTTACAAACATTCCTTTTTAGTTTATTTTGTCTCTTATTTGCTTTTCCTATTTTACCTAATGCTTTTCACAGTATTATAATTGTATTAATTATAATTTCTGCATTATTTCTTTATGGTAAAAACTTAAAAGACAACATAAAAAGAACAGGCTATAAACCTGTTTTTTATCTGTGTCTTTGGATAATTGTTATAATATTTAGTTTAAGTTACACAGATAACCAGGATAAAGGATTAAAGTTGATATTAAGACTTGTAAACTTTATAATATTCCCTATACTTTTTATTTATTTAATACCAAAAATATCACAGAAGCAACAAACCATTTTATTTTATTTTTATATAGTATCTAATTTTTTAATTGTAATTTTTTTATATGTAAAATTAGTACAAGGTATAGATGCTTTAGGTTATATTAATACTGCTGGAGAGAGAACGAGAGGACTTTTAAAACTAAGTATAATAGACCAGTTTAATGTTATTTCTAAACTTCCATTTCATGTGTCTAGGTATTATCTAAACGAGAATAATATAAGTGGTATTTTTGTGCATAAGGCATATTTAAGTATGGGCTTTATATGGAGTATAATATTAATTATTGACACTGTTTTTTTTAAAGAAACATCTAAGTGGCTAAAAGCAGCAGGCCTTTTTTTTATACTTATATTTACTTTTAGCGTAGTTTACCTAACATCTATTCCTAATTTAGTATGCCTTTTAATTATTCCAATTTTTATTGTTTGGAAAATAAATTCAAAGAAAATAAGAACAATAATATGTATATTGTTTATTGTTGTACCATCAATACTCTTAGTAACACCAAGTGTACAGAATAAATTATATGATAATGTTAGGTTTAAGCAAGACTTTGAAGAAGCTAAAATAACGCTAGTAAACCTTTTTTCAGAAAAACCTGATAGAAACGCAAATATTAGATCTCAACTTTGGAGTTGTGCGGTAAATGAGTTTGCTAAAAAACCTATTTTTGGCTATGGAATTGGTTCCGAAAACGATGTTATCAACACGTGCACAAACAGTGAGCTAAATTCCCATAATTACTTTTTTTCAATTCTTATTACTGGAGGACTAATTTTATTTATTGCCTTTATTCTTTTTTTAGGAAACAGTTTCAATATTGCGATAATCACAAAAAACAAAGTGCAACTCGCTTTTTTAGTTATTATTTGTATTAACCTTATGTCTGAAAGCATGTTTATTAGAATACATGGGATATTATTTTGCTCAATTTTCGGGAGTCTATTATATAAAGAATCCCTATTCTTAAAATTAGAAAAAGAAAGTGTTTAA
- a CDS encoding glycosyltransferase family 4 protein has translation MKKKVIRVTTIPLSLEKLLGGQMSFMKEFYEVKAVSSDNDYLQKVAQQEGVEAYHIDLTRRITPFKDLMAVWKMYKFLKKEKPFIIHSHTPKAGLVSMLAAKLANVPNRLHTVAGLPLLESTGAKRTLLNIVEKLTSKCATKVYPNSNALKNIIVNNKLAKHNKLKVIGNGSSNGINLNHFNSNKFSFIEIETLKKKLGISKNYFVYIFVGRIVKDKGINELVESFVEINKDNHNTKLLLVGPFERDLDPIKPHNFKEIKENNNIIEVGFVNDVRPYFLVSNVLVFPSYREGFPNVVLQAGAMGLPSIVSNINGCNEIVEDNKNGVIVPVKNVFELTNKMKELLLNEAFYLQLKKQARSSIENRYDQTYIWEEILKEYKELENV, from the coding sequence ATGAAGAAAAAAGTAATTAGAGTTACAACTATACCTTTATCTTTAGAAAAGCTCTTAGGAGGTCAAATGTCTTTTATGAAGGAGTTTTATGAAGTTAAAGCTGTATCTTCAGATAATGACTATTTACAAAAAGTAGCACAGCAAGAAGGAGTAGAAGCCTACCATATAGATTTAACAAGAAGAATAACACCATTTAAAGACCTAATGGCTGTTTGGAAAATGTATAAATTTCTAAAAAAAGAAAAACCTTTTATTATACATTCTCATACACCTAAAGCAGGTTTGGTGTCTATGCTAGCAGCTAAACTAGCAAATGTTCCAAATCGCTTACACACGGTTGCTGGTTTGCCTCTATTAGAAAGTACTGGAGCTAAAAGGACCCTGTTAAACATTGTAGAGAAGCTAACCTCTAAATGTGCAACTAAAGTTTACCCAAATTCTAATGCTTTAAAAAACATAATTGTAAACAATAAATTAGCAAAACATAATAAATTAAAAGTTATAGGCAACGGTAGTTCTAATGGTATAAATTTAAATCATTTTAACTCAAATAAGTTTTCATTTATCGAAATTGAAACTCTAAAAAAAAAATTGGGAATTAGTAAAAATTATTTTGTATATATATTTGTTGGCAGAATAGTAAAAGACAAAGGGATTAATGAGTTAGTAGAAAGCTTTGTTGAGATAAATAAGGATAATCATAATACTAAATTGTTATTGGTTGGACCTTTTGAAAGAGATTTAGATCCTATTAAACCTCATAATTTTAAAGAAATAAAAGAGAATAACAATATTATAGAAGTAGGGTTTGTTAACGATGTAAGACCTTATTTTTTAGTATCAAATGTCTTGGTGTTTCCAAGTTATAGAGAAGGTTTTCCTAATGTTGTTTTACAAGCAGGAGCAATGGGTTTACCCAGCATTGTTAGTAATATCAATGGTTGTAACGAAATAGTTGAAGACAATAAAAATGGAGTTATTGTTCCTGTTAAAAATGTTTTTGAATTAACAAATAAAATGAAAGAGTTACTTTTAAACGAAGCCTTTTATTTACAACTTAAAAAACAGGCTAGATCTAGTATAGAAAATAGATATGACCAAACCTATATTTGGGAAGAAATTTTAAAAGAATATAAAGAATTAGAAAATGTATAA
- a CDS encoding DegT/DnrJ/EryC1/StrS aminotransferase family protein — protein sequence MNSKIWLSSPHMGGTEQNYIKEAFDTNWIAPLGPNVTGFEKDIESYLKEGSHVACLSSGTAAIHLALVQLGVGLNDEVLCQSMTFSASANPIKYQGAIPVFIDSEAETWNMCPNHLETAIKDRIAKGKTPKAIIIVHLYGMPAKMNELLAVANKYSIPVIEDAAEALGSTYKGRQCGTFGDYSILSFNGNKIITTSGGGAMVCNTLEKKENTIFLATQARDQAPHYEHSQVGYNYRMSNICAGIGRGQMEVLDKHIGLRRSMNTFYKEEVFNGIKGVNVFAEPNQDLYSNHWLSCITIENDAPFSKDELYNKMLEANIETRPLWKPMHLQPVFKNALYYGNNTSEELFKKGLCLPSGSNLTQKDRDRILEVVSCLK from the coding sequence ATGAACTCAAAAATATGGCTATCCTCACCACACATGGGAGGAACAGAACAAAACTATATAAAAGAGGCTTTCGATACTAATTGGATAGCTCCATTAGGACCAAATGTAACAGGTTTTGAAAAAGACATAGAATCTTACCTTAAAGAAGGAAGCCACGTTGCTTGTTTGTCTTCAGGAACAGCTGCTATTCATTTAGCATTGGTACAATTAGGAGTAGGTTTAAATGATGAGGTTTTATGTCAAAGCATGACGTTTTCAGCATCTGCAAATCCTATAAAATATCAAGGTGCAATCCCTGTTTTTATAGATAGTGAAGCAGAAACTTGGAACATGTGTCCAAACCACCTTGAAACAGCTATTAAAGATAGAATAGCTAAAGGCAAGACTCCAAAAGCAATAATAATAGTTCACCTTTACGGTATGCCTGCTAAAATGAATGAACTATTGGCTGTAGCAAACAAGTATAGTATTCCTGTGATTGAAGATGCAGCAGAGGCTTTAGGTTCCACATATAAAGGAAGACAGTGTGGTACTTTTGGAGACTACTCTATATTGTCTTTTAATGGTAATAAAATAATAACAACTTCCGGAGGAGGAGCTATGGTTTGCAATACTTTAGAAAAAAAGGAAAACACAATATTTTTAGCAACACAGGCAAGAGATCAAGCGCCACATTACGAGCATTCTCAAGTAGGTTATAATTATAGAATGAGTAATATTTGCGCAGGAATTGGTAGGGGGCAAATGGAGGTGTTAGATAAACATATAGGCTTAAGACGAAGTATGAATACTTTTTATAAAGAAGAGGTTTTTAATGGCATAAAAGGAGTTAACGTTTTTGCAGAGCCAAATCAAGACCTTTATTCAAACCATTGGCTAAGTTGCATAACTATTGAAAATGATGCTCCATTTTCTAAAGACGAGTTATATAATAAAATGTTAGAAGCAAATATAGAAACAAGACCTTTATGGAAACCAATGCATTTGCAACCAGTATTTAAAAATGCGTTATATTACGGAAACAATACAAGTGAAGAGTTATTTAAGAAAGGATTATGCTTGCCAAGTGGTTCCAATCTCACTCAAAAAGATAGAGATCGAATATTAGAAGTTGTTTCATGCCTTAAATAA
- a CDS encoding sugar transferase encodes MYKNFIKRILDFIFALIGLILSSPIFLLLIVILIISNRDSCFFFQKRPGKKGEIFKVIKFKTMNDKKDKDGNLLSDDKRLTKLGKFVRKTSLDELPQLINVLKGDMSLIGPRPLLPEYLPLYTLNQNKRHNVKPGITGWAQVNGRNSISWEKKFELDVWYVENVSFMLDFKILIKTVLKVIKSEDINTAGQATTLPFKGPMK; translated from the coding sequence ATGTATAAAAACTTTATTAAGCGTATCCTTGATTTTATTTTTGCTTTAATTGGTTTAATATTGTCTAGCCCAATATTTCTGCTTTTAATTGTGATATTAATAATTAGCAATAGAGACTCTTGCTTCTTTTTTCAGAAAAGACCTGGTAAAAAAGGAGAAATATTTAAAGTCATTAAGTTTAAAACGATGAATGACAAAAAAGACAAAGATGGGAACTTACTTTCAGATGATAAGAGGTTAACTAAATTAGGTAAATTTGTTAGAAAAACATCTTTAGACGAACTACCTCAGTTAATAAATGTATTAAAAGGAGATATGAGCCTAATTGGACCTAGGCCTTTATTGCCAGAATATTTACCTTTGTATACATTAAATCAAAATAAAAGACACAATGTTAAGCCAGGTATAACAGGTTGGGCACAAGTTAACGGTCGTAACTCCATTAGTTGGGAGAAAAAATTTGAATTAGATGTTTGGTATGTGGAAAATGTATCTTTTATGCTAGATTTTAAAATTTTAATTAAAACTGTTTTAAAAGTAATTAAATCAGAAGATATAAACACCGCGGGACAAGCTACAACCTTACCCTTTAAAGGTCCAATGAAATGA
- a CDS encoding acetyltransferase, whose product MNKNVFLYGASGHSKVIIDILKLNNFKIINIFDDDTSKKKLLEFNVCKPTRIEEQVNSCVISIGNNIIRQKIAKQFCKLKYAIAIHPKAVLDNTVKVGQGSVIMANAVVNCSTIIGEHCIINTLASVDHDCIISDFVHISPNATLCGNVSIGECSQIGAGSVIIQGVTIGKNVIIGAGSVVIKDVIDNTTVVGNPAKPIKNK is encoded by the coding sequence ATGAATAAAAATGTATTTTTATATGGAGCTAGTGGACATAGCAAGGTTATTATAGATATTTTAAAATTAAATAATTTTAAAATTATTAATATTTTTGATGACGATACATCAAAAAAAAAACTTCTAGAATTCAATGTTTGTAAACCTACAAGGATAGAGGAGCAAGTTAATTCATGTGTCATATCCATTGGGAACAATATAATTAGACAAAAAATTGCAAAACAGTTTTGTAAATTAAAATACGCAATAGCAATACACCCTAAAGCTGTATTGGATAATACGGTCAAGGTTGGTCAAGGAAGTGTTATCATGGCTAATGCAGTAGTTAATTGCTCTACTATTATTGGAGAACACTGTATAATTAATACATTAGCATCTGTAGATCACGATTGTATTATAAGTGACTTTGTTCATATTTCTCCAAACGCAACATTATGTGGCAATGTATCAATTGGAGAATGTAGTCAAATAGGAGCCGGAAGTGTAATAATTCAAGGAGTAACAATAGGAAAAAACGTAATTATTGGAGCAGGAAGTGTGGTTATAAAAGATGTTATAGATAACACAACAGTAGTTGGTAATCCTGCTAAACCTATAAAAAACAAATAA
- a CDS encoding glycosyltransferase, protein MDFVFLINRLGMGGAERVVVTLANKLIESHYKVEIICLEKSDIAYNLNDKCKVSTLTNYNINNGVLKLFLLIYQAWKLRRHISKHKIKSVQSHLYRANYVNVLAKVLFFSKHQSQIVNHSSISRYRKEGAVGRLNLFLIKNLYSRSNIIVAISKMMAHEIKAITKREDILIINNPHDLEGIKSKIDKEINNFIFKKNITYIICIGRLIPLKRNQDVIKALAQIDKNSELIFLGEGDEKEKLINLSKNLKIEERVHFLGNVENPFKYLNKSDIFVCCSETEGFPNVLIEAMACETFVISSDCVSGPREIIAPQTNYLDTLETRSSYSKDNYGILYPVGDYLSLKEAILEVKGSRIYKKNVEENAFEAIRKYDLENIFEDYKTKLFNF, encoded by the coding sequence ATGGATTTTGTTTTTTTAATAAATAGATTAGGAATGGGAGGCGCAGAACGAGTAGTTGTTACGCTAGCAAATAAACTAATAGAAAGTCATTACAAAGTAGAAATAATTTGTTTAGAAAAAAGTGATATTGCATACAATTTAAATGATAAATGTAAAGTTTCCACACTAACAAATTATAATATTAATAATGGTGTTTTAAAACTGTTTTTACTAATATATCAAGCATGGAAACTTAGAAGACACATTTCAAAACATAAGATTAAAAGTGTCCAGAGTCATTTATACAGAGCGAATTATGTAAATGTTTTAGCAAAAGTATTATTTTTTTCAAAACACCAATCACAAATAGTTAATCATAGCTCAATCTCCAGATACAGAAAAGAAGGAGCAGTAGGGAGGTTAAATCTGTTTTTAATTAAAAACCTTTACTCTAGATCTAACATTATAGTTGCCATTTCTAAAATGATGGCACATGAAATTAAAGCGATTACTAAAAGAGAGGACATTTTAATAATTAACAACCCTCACGATTTGGAAGGTATTAAGAGTAAAATTGACAAAGAAATAAACAATTTTATCTTCAAAAAAAACATAACCTATATTATATGTATTGGTCGCTTAATTCCGTTAAAAAGAAATCAAGATGTAATTAAAGCTTTAGCTCAAATAGATAAAAACAGCGAATTAATTTTTTTAGGAGAAGGTGATGAAAAAGAAAAGCTTATTAATTTATCTAAGAATTTAAAAATTGAAGAGAGAGTTCACTTTCTTGGCAATGTAGAAAACCCATTTAAATACTTAAATAAATCAGATATATTTGTGTGCTGTTCAGAAACTGAAGGGTTTCCTAATGTTTTGATAGAAGCAATGGCATGTGAAACATTTGTGATTTCTTCAGACTGTGTAAGCGGTCCAAGAGAAATTATTGCACCACAAACAAACTATTTGGATACTCTTGAAACAAGAAGTTCTTATTCAAAAGATAATTATGGGATATTATATCCTGTAGGAGATTATTTGTCATTAAAAGAGGCGATTTTGGAAGTAAAAGGGAGTAGAATATATAAAAAAAACGTAGAAGAAAATGCTTTTGAAGCAATTAGAAAATATGATTTAGAAAACATTTTCGAAGACTATAAAACAAAACTTTTTAACTTTTAA